Within Vicia villosa cultivar HV-30 ecotype Madison, WI linkage group LG1, Vvil1.0, whole genome shotgun sequence, the genomic segment gactcatcaagggaatcaattaaactctgccccaagccaaagtacagcagaaggagagttgaaagtcaagccatggtagcttgaatgcaaagccataagtgttgaaaaagtcaagaattcaacaaaagcacttaatgcttttagcttagtttttaagcactacaATGTCTATATAAGAGCTATAGAGCTTCAGTAACAAGGGGACACGAATTAAGAACCATTCTATGCTtgtaaacacacttgtatcaagttgaaattttgaaggaaatttaaaattcgaattttaaattccagcttgttttaacataaactaaatattcaaacacgttccttgaacttcactgaacctgtccagatcaattgcaagcattgaaacctcaagaacacacgcctagaacccacggtttgttcaaatcgaaacccaccaaaatataatcatacatgcatgtataacaagatgtaattgcatatttgtgtttggtttgatgctctggtcgtttctggagctggaATTAGGTTTTCATGGACGATTGAGACatgtgccattttagggttttatgacctcgaaacggggtttttcttttaaggcaaaatcaaaagaaaataaggccatggttgtgttcagtggatcatttacaatcgatccatggtctcatatggtatttatattgcatatcttgtgattttcaatttgcaggagctttagtgacggaaaaaaccgtgggtaaaggctttacctacggttgcagaaatttcaaatgaagaagatgaagcgtggcaagctctggttagtcagaacgcgcgcgccagcttttttcaaattctttggatCTTGTGCTATGCTGTCCACGCTTTTGCCATGTGCCTCGTTTCAGTGACCACACGATCAATCCAGTCACTCCATCAAACGCACCAGATCATGCAACCACACCATAGACCAcacttatccaccacacctgatcgtatccttttgaattttatttctattttaatttctttacaaaattaattaaaaatagttttaaaaatccaaaaaaaatacaaaaaatatttttagacttctaaaataatatattattttctgaaataaaaatattttatttttcttcataattccaatattttgcataattaattagtatatgtttgtatatttgctttttaattattctaaccaatcaaaaaatcataaaaaaaattgttctttatgttaaatattgtttatatattataaactaattttgtacatattttgaataattttatctttaagttttaattatctgtataattatttgtataattatgttttaattagcttaaatcaatttcaaatcaaatttcaaaaattccaaaaaaattagttttgttttaaaattaattgacaaatattttgtacatattttaaacttaatttctaggtttaaatctattttcatcttttttcttcattttaatttaattaaataaaagtgGGAAGATCAGAGAGGTTAACTCCCACCTCTCTAGGATCAAGCCTATTATTAGTATATTGGTGGAAACAAGAGTTAAAGAGAGTAAAGCTAGCAAGGTAAGGGAACAACTTAGTATGAAAGGGaattattttgacaattataGTGCTCATCCCAATGGTAGAATCTGGATTTGTTGGGATACAAGTAAAGTTGATTTGAAGTTGATGAATTGTTCTAGCCAGCATATCCACCGTGGAGTGCATGCTTTAAATGGTGAGTTCTTGTTTTGGCTGACTGGGATCTATGCTCATAACCAGCTTGAATTAAGGAAAAGACTGTGGAAGAACATTTTAGGTATCTACTCAAAGCAAACTGGCCCCTGGTGTGTTATTGGAGATTTCAACAATGTTTTAGGCGCCCAAGACAGGATTGGAGGGAAACTGGTTCATGGTAATGAGTACACTGACCTTGAGCAAATGATGCAGGATACGCAATTATCAGAAATGGATAGTGTGGGGGATTACTTCACTTGGTCTAACAAGCAGGTGGCAGGTACTATCTACTCTCGGATAGACAGGGCTATTTGTAATACAGAATGGTTCTTGAAATATAACAACTATAGTTTAAACATTCTGCCTCCCAATCTATCCGACCATGCTTTATTATACATTAAAGGCCCTCAAGAGATGCAGCGCAATAACTGTTTCAAGTTCAACAACTACCTTTTGGAGATTGTAGGATTTCAGGATATGGCTAAAAATTCTTGGGAGAAGGCTGTTAAAGGAAACCCTATGCAGGCCCTTTGGAAGAAACTTAAGAGACTAAAATATGCTGTGAAAGAGTTTAGTAAAACAGCTGGGAATATGCAAACTAAGATCAATGATACTAGAAACAAGCTCCATAATGCTCAGATTTCCCTTATGCTTAATAGGAATGATGGTGGTTTGATTGAGAGTATTAAAGATTTGTCAGCAGATTTAATCAAATATCATGAGTATGAGGTAGCTAGACTGGCTCAAAGGACTAAAATCAATTGGATCAGGGGAGGTGATGAAAATTCCAAGTTCTTTTTTGCTTATCTTAAAGCCAGGCAGAACAAGAATAGCATCAATTTTCTTCAACTTGAGAATGGTGACATTATTGAGGATCAGAAGGGCATTGAGAGAGAAGTGATGAGATTTTGTGGCAGCCTTATGGGTGATTGTCCTATGAATATTAAGCACATTGATGTAGAAGCTATGAGAGATGGCAATCAGCTTGATCTAGACCAAAAACATTACCTTATCAGTCCTGTCTCCCACCAGGAGATTGATGATGCAATCAAGAATATTGGTGATAATAAGTCACCAGGTAGTGATGGATTCAGTGCAAAAGTTTTTAAACAGTGCTGGTACTTCATGAAGAATGACATTAGAGCTGCAGTTTATGAATTTTTCAGTACTGGGAGAATGCATAGAGAGTTTAATGATACCATTGTTACTTTGATCCCTAAAGGAGATAGTGCAAAGAGTATCAAAGAATATCGTCCAATTGCTGGATGTAATGTTTTTGTGAAGATTATCTCGAAGGTTCTCACTGCCAGGCTGAGAAAGGTGTTACCTGATGTTATTAGTAAGAATCAAGCTGCATTCATTGCAGGGCAGGATATCCACAGTCATATACACTTGGCTTATGAGTTGATACAAGGTTATAAGAGGAAAAATGGTACACCGAGATGCATGTTTCAGATAGATCTCCAGAAAGCATATGACATGGTCCACTGGAGGGCTCTGGAGGATATCATGAAGGAGATGGGGTTTCCTAATATTTTTGTAGGGTGGATCATGAATCTTGTTTCAACTGTGCAGTATAAGTTCAAGATTAATGGTGCCTTGACTGACAGAATGCAAGCAAAGAGAGGAATTAGACAGGGTGACCCTGTTTCTCCCCTTCTCTTTGTGATTATGGTGGAATACCTTAATAGGTGTATGGTGAAAATGCAGAAGAAACCTGAATTCAAGCATCATGCAAAGTGTAAAAGTTTGGGCATAACTAATCTTGCTTTTGCTGACGATATTCTTTTATTCTGCAGGGGTGATACGGATTCGGTTAGCATTATGATGGATACTTTTACTAATTTCTCTGATTCTACAGGCCTCATATTTAATCCCAGGAAATGCAAGGCATTTTATGGTAGTGTGGATGAGGATAGTAAAAGGAAGATCAAAGCTATCACTGGTTTTGATGATGGTGCTTTTCCTGTCAAATACTTGGGAGTGCCTCTCAATAGTTTCAAGCTTGGTATCCAACATTACCTCCCTCTCATTGATAGAATCACTGGCAGAATCAAACATTGGTCTTCGAAACTTCTGAGTTACGCAGGTCGTGTGCAACTTATTAGAAGTGTGATAGGGTCTATAGCTCAGTATTGGATGCTGAATTTTCCTCTGCCAAAAGTTGTTATCAAAAGTATTGACTCTATTTGTAGGATCTTTTTATGGACAGGGAAATCTGATAAAAGTAAAAAAAGTCCGGTTGCCTGGAGCAAGGTATGCAGTCCTATCAAAAGTGGTGGCTTAGGTTTGACTAATCTGACAGTTTGGAATCGGGTTGCAACTCTGAAATGTTTATGGGACATTTGTAATTAAAGTGATAGATTATGGATCCAATGGATACATAAGATCTATGTCAAGAATGGAGATGTTATGACACTCAATATAGGGACGAACTGGacctggaagatgaagaagattatcaaagAGAGGGCGGTTCAGGTCAATCTGCAGCATCATTGGGAGCAAATGAATTCTGCTGGGAAGTTCTCAATGAGGAAAACATATCAAATGCTTATGGAGGATAACCAGACTGTGAGCTGGCATGGGTTGATGAAAAAGAACTTGGCTCGTCCTAGGGAACGCATCACCTTGTGGCTGCTCTGTCATGGGCACCTATCTACGAAGGATAGACTCTGCAGATTTGGTATAATAGATAGTTCTATGTGCAGTATGTGTGGACAAGAGGAAGAAACTGCAGATCATGTTTTCTTCTCTTGTATTAAAACTGCTGGGATTTGGCAAGGGGTTCTTAATTGGATAGGAAGCAGTCACAGCCCCCAGCCTTGGAGCATCGATCTTCAAAGATTTTTGGATAGAACAAAGGGTAAAGGATGGAGAACTAGATTGTTTCAATTAGCTTTGACCGAGACTGTTCATGAAGTTTGGCTTTATAGGAATTCTATTGTTTTTTGTAAAGAGGATACTAGTAAAAATATCATAGATAGTATAATAGATAGAATAGTTTACAGAGGGTGGAAAAATAGGAAGATTGGATTGCAATTAGCCAATCTAATGCTTTAGGTGATTGGGTTTAGGCTGAATCCTTGGATTGCCTTGATTGTATattgtttttttgaattaatatatattcgttggttcaaaaaaaaaatcatgcattaattataattaaaatcaatcataaaaaatccaaaaacatgcattttatttttcttgcaatttaaattcctagataaatgtataggatgtcaaattcatgtaaataggctagtttacatttcctgcacaatcgatgtaatagcgtagatttactttccgcactttacatttccgcattttaatttccagcaaatataaactgcgtgtatgtcaaagataaaattgaaccgttagatcactaacttcaaagataaaatatctgaatccaatcacaatcacacttgcacctcttaaggtaatcccttctcattcttttcaaagtcaaaagtcaaaattctactattttgagtacaaaatcgaaccttgcgtttatatccggtgaaaggatagatttttaaaggaaataggataaagaccttacaactcagggtagacctcctagtttgcttgctcaaatcaaaacaaacaaaattctcatacactgttgttttttcaaaacttttcaaaaaagacaatactttgtatacatccaaacacggattattacaaagttaacgttcttttcaaaacatctttcgaaagataaacaagcattttgtatacatccacacacggatcattacaaaattcaatttacaaaagtatttgaaaccacatatgagcattctaaagcaattgaaaagtgatcgaaaaacaagtgagctaagcaaacttaagagcccatggataaccatggatacaaagggtgctaacaccttccctttgtataacctacccccttacccagaatttcttaaaggtcttttttctgtttcttttataaacctttccttaattggataaaataaaaggtcggtggcgactctgtgaattttcaaaaatgcgaaagcattaagcgataaaaaagagtcagttcacgtatctctccagaacagaggtatggcccggattaaaaaacggaggtccacagaactggcgactctgctggggatttactttcaaaaacaaaatgttttcaaaaggggttaccttaagagaatagatcacttcgatgttttcaattgtttgacttgattgctctatttttcaaaggtttgtttgggtattttgcttgtgtgaaagattctaacccgaatctcgagataccttaagtatatgacaatagaccaaggaaactgtacggcatgtaccgatacggttgatctcgtagtcatcattagtgcgatactttggtttacactgatgtcccttgaaaacgatcaaggagtatattaggcttccgaaatgtcattaaacactaatttgtcttagaacctttttagttgaacttgacttatggcctattaagtggctagctttgaaattgatcgaagttagttatcctcgaggaatattttgatcggccgctcgagcgccgtattgagatgttacttccaaggatcatagaacccgaatacatTTCTAGGACAGaatttaaccaactcaacttcagtggggagggtatcacctatcagctccatacaagcctttaaacctaaggctattgtttgatttgtttttgtgtgccacatgtttgcatcataagcatatcatttttgcaccaaacacttcaaggatcaaagagtttacctttgtttttgcaggtaatggctcccgccaccaaagattacatccgaatcaacatctcaacggtaccatctgaactaaaagacttagtgtcagaattccccaggaatgttcaattcactgaaaggcatggtcacctactccatttggttacctcaaaatttgaagaagacatgatacgggtcctgttccagttctttgaccctgaacatcattgctttacctttcctgattaccagttggtacccactttggaagaattctctgaactaatgggattgcctgttcgaaatcaattacctttcactggtttagaaaggattccaaaacctgaagtcattgctgctgctttacatctgcggaaatcagaaatcgagtccaattgggaaacaaagagtggagttaagggtttgcttgccaagttcttgttggaaaaggctcgactactgctagaaaaaaaaagttatccagcttttgaggaagttatggcacttttgatctatgggttggttttattccctaatcccgaccagttcataagtgtacacatcatcaagcttttcctaatccgtagcccggtaccaaccttgctgggagacattctacattctctacacactcgtaccataaagaatcgaggaactctcatgtgctgtataccactactggctaggtggtttacatttcatcttccccgatcagtgttgagaaatgaacaaagaatgcaatggtctcgcagaattatgtctttgtctcattcagatatccggtggaacaacttctttcaaagagacattactatcattgatcattgtggagagtaccctaatgtgccactccttggcatcaaaggaggcatcacttacaatccctctttagctctacgccaattcggatatgcaaggagcaacggtcctcatgacatgattatccatggcattgtgtttgattacgagaatgattctcatagacaccaacgaaggttcatacatgcatggggcagtgtctatagaatagaaagcaaaactctgggcaatggaattctattcctatggaaccctacctcagatgggtccgcactcatgctcagaaactccttatgccatatcctgctgttctacctgtgactattgaaccagaggtcgaaggatatgaacctcaagttattttacacccggacatgccaactgacctagaagagttgcaaaaatcttgggttcaactcaaagaggcaagagacaccttcaaatcatactgtcaagactatgagagaaggatattggagctcaccggacagcttcaagaagaacagcagatcaacacatttctgggggcaaagagaaagcgtccacgggagacctgaaggatcatttattttatttctgtcttgtaaacccaaatgaggcaaagaaaaaaaaagcaaaaaaaaagagaaataaattgattaactaacgtttgtttcttctttaacaaatctaaactctaagatcctttaaacattgcacacacatttcacttcatgcattgcatatacatttcatacattgcatacacatggcatccagtcatacacattgcataacaggttcacatgacggatttctcatctcctcgctgtttatttcagtcagaagagatggaatccgagacaagcatcaagaacctcgaagcacagaatgcccaagttcaagtggcaattctggaactggcaaaggggcaacaagaattgaaagccctgataatcaagaagaaaaagaagcccaaaggatctgtaggcttgagtcacctgaaaaggaagatcaaaatcccagtcaaaaagttcaaaaagccaccgatccctgaaacagtcggtgatgatgaacaagaagacaatcaaagcaaccagggttctgctaaaccctctctctcttcaaatgaagaaaatgatcattctggggacgaaccggatgatgaaaaataccaacagctggaagaccgtatgaaagctatggagatacaaaaaatacctggcttagatttcaatgatctagggctcatctcggatgttgttatccctccaaaattcaaagttactgtctttgcaaaatatgatggagtttcttgcccgaaactacatctgagatcctatgtgaggaagatacaacctcatacaacagataacaaattgtggattcacttcttccaagaaagtttgtcgggtacacaactcgagtggtactaccagctggaaaataccaaggttcatacttgggaagaattagctgctgctttttacaaacagtaccaatacaatgttgatcttgcgccaacccgtactcaactaaggggcatgtctatgggaccaaaagaaagtttcaaaggatatgcacaaaagtggagagatatggctggaagggttcaaccacccttatctgatcgcgaactagttgacatgttcatgggcactttaactggccctttctatagccatttgctgggaagctcatcatcaggtttcactgacctgatactgaccggagaacgtgtcgaaagtggcattcaaaatggaaaaattcaaataggttcctcctctggtactacaaaaaggcctatcaacgggagaaatgaggtcaatgcaacacaaattcagaaaagtcgcaaaagtgagcagcatcaatctgtaggggcagttctgatctccgcatctgcacctcaaaaagatcaacagccaaaatatacgcatcgaccagatgcaccaagaagaaatttcactagaatcaacatgccaatctctcaggcattgcagcacttgctaaaagcagatctgatcacattaaaaggtcctccaaagaatgtcaacacttcctctccgaattatcgccctgatgcgacatgtgcctatcactcaaactgtccaggacatgacgcagatcactgctgggccctgaaaaataaaatacaagatatgatagatgctggtgaaattgagttcgatcctccagaaactccaaatgtcatcactgcacctatgccaaagcatgacaaaactgttaacgctatcctggacactgtttacatctatgatgtgaacgaattatcaactccactctgcgaagtcaaaggaaagctaatccgagctggttactttccagggtgtgaccccgactgcttttactgctcctgcctgcccaatggttgtgaaaatctgaggatgggaattcaaaaatggatggatcgccgtatcattatgtttgagaggctcccttctatggacgtgttgtgcgaagtctttgcaaacgggatgagaatagaggatgcctcagtgatctccagcttaccattcaaaatctctgccaaggctccattcaaaatttctgctacactcaaagtggcatcagtagtcattgctagtccaactccatttccatactcctcagacaaagctgtcccatggggatatgacactaatgtttatgttcatggagttaagcagggtacctcgactgaagagaccgcaaagttaactactccaactgtgggtaatattgtgggtaccaacAAGAtaacgagaagtggaagaatcttttcaccagaaatttctccaaatgttgctgctggtccagtccgagtcccagttcctaatcaagataacagcgctcgcggcaaagagccacaagttgaacaaattcaaaccccagTGGatatcactgctgaggatccatcaaagcaagaaatggaggaaatattgaaaatcatctgcaagagtgattacaatattgttgagcaactggggcacaccgcttcaaaaatctcaatgctatctctgctaaaatattcagaagctcatgccaaagccctgatgaagttcctgaaagctgcgcatgtgcctcaagagatctcagtcgaccaatttgagaattgtgttgccaatctaaccgtgaacaatggtctcggtttccctgatgtggatctaacccctgctggaaaaaatcacaacaaagccttacatatctccattgaatgtaatggcaccactctatctcatgtgctagtagataacggttcttctctgaacgtgttaccgaaaacagtactagaaaagcttgacttcgaaggaattgtgttacagccaagtgatgttgtggtaagagcctttgacgggtcaaccagaacggtatacggaaaagtgaatctcccaatcagagtgggttctcagatctttgattctatcttttacgtaatggaaattcacccagcctactcctgtttacttggacgcccttggatacatggggcaaacgctgtaacttctaccctgcatcagaagttaaaatatccagtaaaaggaaagattgtcacagtctatggcgaagaggaatatgtggttagtcacctaagcaattccaaatatgttgagttggaggacgaattcatcgaaa encodes:
- the LOC131605718 gene encoding uncharacterized protein LOC131605718 codes for the protein MKKIIKERAVQVNLQHHWEQMNSAGKFSMRKTYQMLMEDNQTVSWHGLMKKNLARPRERITLWLLCHGHLSTKDRLCRFGIIDSSMCSMCGQEEETADHVFFSCIKTAGIWQGVLNWIGSSHSPQPWSIDLQRFLDRTKGKGWRTRLFQLALTETVHEVWLYRNSIVFCKEDTSKNIIDSIIDRIVYRGWKNRKIGLQLANLML